GAGAGAACTCAAAGGCGAATATTGTGTGAAGCATTCCTCTATCAAGTGCAAATCCAAACAGCGTGATCCCTCCATGGTTGTGTCCCAAGTAGGTCACTGCATGCACACCATCTAGATGTATAAGCATCCATTCACTTGTGCACTGCAGCACATGTTTATGCTACTATAGATAAAGAGTAATATTTCTGGAAGATCACTGACCTAATGCTTGCCTGGTTTGGAACGAGGAAGGTTCATGTGGGGAAACAGAAGTCGAAATATCGGATGAATCATTGTCACTCTCTCCATTGCAGCCTCCATTAGCCTCAGGGCTCTGGCCTTTCCCCTGCTTATCGGAATCTAACCCAGCAGCAGATGAACAAGTTAACAGCATGTGCCATCTTGTAGCAATTGCAACAATTCCTTGAGCTCTATGTGTCATTCTTGCTGCCTCCATTAAGCACAAAAACAACCCACTTAGTTCCACCGCCGAGCAAACCACAAGGTCACCGGAGTTGAGAAAAGTCTTCTCTGCCTTGGATGCCAGAACCAGCAACAAGGCTGCAAATTGGCTAACGGTGATGGTAAACCAGCACCCGATGATAAAAAATCTGTACCTATGGCTCGTAACCCACAACTGCTTTCTTATCCTTACATGTTCCTGAAAAATGACCTTAGAATTGGAATCACACCCTTCAAAGAACTTGTGCAGTCCTTCGAACCTTAGTATTTGGAGCTCACATGTCAACCGGAAGAGAATACAAACCAGCAAGAACACCCCGGTCCGATAAAGCCAGGAAGCCAAAACCAAGACAAACACAATGGAATTCAGTGGGACACTTGGACTCAGATATGGAAGTGACACTTTCACGGTGGTGAAGAATATAACCTTGTGAGCGAGCTCAAGGAAGCACGAAGGCAAGAGTATCCATGCCAGGCACTTGAAGGCCTTATCGACCTCGCGGGTGTATCCCCTCCGGACAGAGAAAGTATCCTCTTGTAGGCCATCGAGGAAGAGAAGCTGCCCGAGGCCGTAGTTCCGAAAGAAGGCGGAGAGTGTGAAGAAGGCAATGGCAGCTAAACCGGATTCGGGGAGCTGGACTAGTTTGTTGAAAGAGGTGGGGTCCTTGGATGGAAGCTTAAGTGTGAGAGAAGTTAGGATAGGAACGACGAGGGTCAGGAGGATGAAGGTGAAGTAGGAGATGAACTTTCCGAGGGAGGTGGAGTGGTCGAGTGCGCACCATTTGAGGCTGATTTGGAAGTTGGATAGCTCGTCGGAGGGTTCTGGTGATTTTTGTAGCAAGGGTTTGTTTGGCTGATCTGAGTCATTGCTGCTAGAGTTGATGTTGATCATGTGGGTTTTGGTTGAATTGGTGGAGGGTGTCATGGAGATAGTTGCAGGTTCGTGAAGGAAAGGAACAATTGATGATCTGATTTAGCTGCGAAGAGTGAGAGAGATGTTGCTTGCATTTAGAAGAGAGTATATGATGCATGGTCATGGATGTAAAGGAAAAGATCGGTGGAGAACACCTAGCTAGCAGTTGTGTTGCTTCTCGTGAGAGTAGGTCTACTTCTCTTTTCCTTGTTCCAGAGGTAATTAAGGGAAATGAGAAGAATAAAGACTTGCTGAAAGAGCTAGCTAGCTAGCTCGCTCAGGAAGAGCTTTCGATTTTGTGACATGGTATTGGTCTGAAACTGCCACACGTGAACTTCAGTATCAATTTACAGCTCGAACAGCCCTAGTCTCACCCATCAAAAGCAAACAAGAGAAGTTCATGCATCCTATGCACTTAAGTACGTCCTAGGCACGTACGTGTTAAGATCAGGTGATATACAACTTGACAAGTAATGTATCTATCTAGCTCTCCGATACATGATTACATGCATGTTAAACCAACGGTATATACTATTATGTATATCTTTCTGATAATCACATTAAATCATATGGTGTGAAAACTAAAGTTAATTCGAAAAGTATACTCTAAGGCTACATATTGAAGAGTAATGCTAGGTAAACCATCTTTTGAGAAACCACTTAAGCTAATTTAACCTCAGCCGTTGAATATATATCCATATATATATATACTAATCAATAGTAGAGAAGGTTCGGAGTATACGTACTGTGTGTGCCGTGGTACATATATATGATATGCATTTTGGTCAATTAATTCATACACATAAAACAAAATAATATATATCATCGCAAAATCTCGGCTGAGGCAACAAGGAACTCGATCAATTTGTCGATCTCATTATGCATGATGCATAGTTGATAAGAACAGCGGAGCAGATATATATTTTATAGGTCACGCATCAAGGTAAAGATAATTATAAATTGACTACACCAGGGGAATGAAATCCAACAAAGGCCGGCACTGCGATCATACACACCAGCTCATGATGAAATACTTTTTTGTCTTCAGATAGAATGTTGCCCTGGAATTACAGGTTAGGGAGTGGTATATATACGTAGTCAGTTCATTTTCATATCCCATCGATCGTCAACTTCTTGATTATTAATAATCATGGCTCGTAACAAATCAGCAGCACACAATCAATGGCTGCTATTTCTGTTAGCAATAGTATCATCATCATGTGTTATCTCATCTTCTAGTGCTGCTACTGATGAAGGTGCCACACTCATGAACTTCAAGAATTCTCTATCCGATACCGCGGGGTTAGATAACTGGAATGTTACCTCTAGAAATCCCTGCAACAATTCCCAGCCCCTTTGGGCGGGTGTGCTTTGCAACAGCGGAAGCGTATACGGGCTGCAGCTGCAGAGCATGGGACTAACTGGCCTGATTGACATCGACACGCTCTCGGAGTTGCCGGCGCTCAAGACCATAAACTTGATGAACAACGGCTTTGAAGGTCCACTACCCAATGTGAAGAGACTGTCACTCATTAGTGTCTACTTGTCCCAGAACCGATTCTCTGGTGATATCCCTGATGATGCTTTCAGTGGCATGAGTGGTACCTTGAAGAAGGTTTACTTGGCCAATAATGGATTTACGGGGAAGATACCAAGTTCTTTGGTTGCTTTGCCTAAGCTCGTGGAGTTGGATCTTGGGGATAACCAATTTACAGGGGAGATTCCAGATTTCCAACCAAGGAACTGGAATACGATGAATCTAGCAAACAACAGACTGGAGGGTCAGATCCCGGCATCACTAAGCAATTTAAATCCGGCCGATTTTGAGGGTAAGTGATCGACTTCATCATCATCATTTGCACGGCTTCATTCGTTATGTGATGCGTGTTGGAATTAGTAGAGATTTGTATATAAATACTTGAGTACGTACAATCATCCATGCATGTACAGTTGCAC
The window above is part of the Fragaria vesca subsp. vesca linkage group LG2, FraVesHawaii_1.0, whole genome shotgun sequence genome. Proteins encoded here:
- the LOC101310198 gene encoding uncharacterized protein LOC101310198 translates to MININSSSNDSDQPNKPLLQKSPEPSDELSNFQISLKWCALDHSTSLGKFISYFTFILLTLVVPILTSLTLKLPSKDPTSFNKLVQLPESGLAAIAFFTLSAFFRNYGLGQLLFLDGLQEDTFSVRRGYTREVDKAFKCLAWILLPSCFLELAHKVIFFTTVKVSLPYLSPSVPLNSIVFVLVLASWLYRTGVFLLVCILFRLTCELQILRFEGLHKFFEGCDSNSKVIFQEHVRIRKQLWVTSHRYRFFIIGCWFTITVSQFAALLLVLASKAEKTFLNSGDLVVCSAVELSGLFLCLMEAARMTHRAQGIVAIATRWHMLLTCSSAAGLDSDKQGKGQSPEANGGCNGESDNDSSDISTSVSPHEPSSFQTRQALVTYLGHNHGGITLFGFALDRGMLHTIFAFEFSLVLWVLSKVVVLS